In Thamnophis elegans isolate rThaEle1 chromosome 4, rThaEle1.pri, whole genome shotgun sequence, the following proteins share a genomic window:
- the TMEM248 gene encoding transmembrane protein 248, which translates to MFNINPLENLRVYISSRPPLVVFMISVSAMAIAFLTLGYFFKIKEIKSPEMAEDWNTFLLRFNDLDFCISENETLKHLINDTTTPENAMTSSQARPSTPSPQTLEDSGPVNTSVAITLTLDPLRPFGGISRNVTGLSSTIFGHQIGLSGREAHEEINITFTLPTAWNSDDCALHGRCDQVVFTTCMTVTAAASVFPVTVQPPHCIPETYINTTFWYKIVTTARDSNTKYAQDYNPFWCYKGAIGKVYHALNPKLTVIVPDDDRSLINLHLMHTSYFLFVMVITMFCYAVIRGRPIKLRQSSSEFCPEKVAFSEA; encoded by the exons ATGTTCAACATAAACCCTCTGGAGAACCTCAGGGTTTACATCAGCAGCCGCCCACCACTTGTGGTGTTTATGATCAGTGTCAGCGCAATGGCCATCGCCTTTCTGACTCTGGGTTATTTCTTTAAGATCAAAGAGATCAAGTCTCCCGAAATGGCAGAG GACTGGAACACTTTTCTTCTGCGATTTAATGATCTGGATTTCTGCATTTCGGAGAATGAAACATTAAAACACCTCATAAATGACACCACAACTCCAGAGAATGCTATGACCAGCAGCCAAGCTCGTCCTTCCACGCCGTCACCACAAACGCTTGAAGATTCTGGTCCTGTCAACACTTCCGTTGCCATCACTTTAACACTGGACCCCCTTAGACCCTTTGGTGGCATATCCCGGAATGTCACAGGCTTATCTTCTACCATTTTTGGTCACCAAATTGGACTTTCAG GCAGAGAAGCTCATGAGGAAATCAACATCACATTCACCTTACCTACGGCCTGGAATTCAGATGACTGTGCTCTCCATGGCCGCTGTGACCAAGTTGTCTTCACGACTTGCATGACAGTTACAGCCGCTGCCTCGGTTTTTCCAGTCACAGT TCAACCACCACACTGTATTCCGGAAACCTATATTAACACAACCTTCTGGTACAAGATCGTCACAACTGCAAGGGACTCCAACACAAAATATGCCCAAGACTACAACCCTTTCTGGTGTTACAAGGGCGCTATTGGCAAAGTCTATCATGCATTAAATCCCAAATTGACGGTTATTGTTCCAGAT GATGACCGCTCCCTAATTAATCTGCATTTAATGCATACCAGTTACTTTCTTTTTGTGATGGTCATCACCATGTTCTGCTACGCAGTCATCAGAGGCAGACCAATCAAATTGCGACAAAGCAGCTCGGAGTTCTGTCCTGAAAAG gTTGCTTTCTCAGAAGCATga